A genome region from Bombilactobacillus bombi includes the following:
- a CDS encoding gluconeogenesis factor YvcK family protein — translation MSINMAKTIKVIKGRRPKITVIGGGTGLPVVLNSLRDLNADITAVVTVADDGGSSGAIRNYINVVPPGDIRNVLVSLSNLDKLSLDVFQYRFASDDSFLAGHAIGNLVIAALSEMYGNNIFDAVQELSRMMEVEGHVFPASNEPLTLNAEFTDGTTLAGEHEITYAGKTIQRVWVTDTNNPEEQPEAVLPVLAAIMQADVIVLGPGSLFTSILPNLMISNLGEAVKQTQAEVVYICNIMTQKGETVNFTDADHVKVLNQHLGGHFIDTVLVNSTPVPPNYMDYVRYNEYLKQVGSDFTELRKMGCRVITDDFLSLHDGGAFHDGNKVAREIVNLAFQAGNRKNEER, via the coding sequence ATGAGTATAAATATGGCAAAAACAATTAAGGTTATTAAAGGCCGTCGCCCTAAAATAACCGTAATCGGCGGTGGTACAGGATTGCCGGTAGTTTTGAATAGTTTACGTGATTTAAATGCTGATATCACGGCCGTAGTAACAGTAGCCGATGATGGTGGTTCGTCGGGAGCAATTCGTAATTATATCAATGTTGTTCCCCCCGGGGATATTCGTAATGTGCTAGTTTCTTTATCTAATTTGGATAAGTTATCATTGGATGTTTTTCAATATCGCTTTGCGAGTGATGATTCCTTCTTAGCAGGACATGCCATTGGCAATTTAGTGATTGCCGCTTTATCAGAAATGTATGGTAATAATATTTTTGATGCTGTACAGGAATTGTCACGCATGATGGAAGTGGAAGGTCATGTTTTTCCTGCTTCCAATGAACCCTTAACCTTAAATGCTGAATTTACAGATGGCACTACTTTAGCTGGAGAACATGAAATCACGTATGCTGGCAAAACGATTCAACGAGTCTGGGTAACTGATACTAATAATCCTGAAGAACAACCAGAAGCAGTATTACCTGTTTTGGCTGCAATTATGCAGGCCGATGTAATTGTTTTGGGTCCTGGTAGTTTGTTTACCAGTATTTTGCCGAATCTTATGATTAGTAATTTAGGCGAAGCTGTAAAGCAGACGCAAGCGGAGGTAGTTTATATCTGCAATATCATGACTCAAAAAGGAGAAACCGTCAACTTTACGGATGCTGATCATGTTAAAGTATTAAATCAGCACCTTGGAGGTCACTTTATTGATACAGTATTGGTGAATAGTACGCCTGTGCCGCCTAATTATATGGATTATGTGCGCTATAACGAATATTTAAAACAAGTTGGTAGCGATTTTACAGAACTGAGAAAAATGGGTTGCCGGGTTATCACGGATGATTTTTTGTCATTACATGATGGCGGAGCTTTTCATGATGGCAACAAAGTGGCTCGAGAAATTGTAAACTTGGCCTTTCAAGCCGGTAATCGTAAAAATGAGGAGCGATAG
- the rapZ gene encoding RNase adapter RapZ: MTTEVTNIKDLVIISGMSGAGKTVAVQSFEDMGYFCIDNMPPSLLEKFSELLRQSDKIDKVALVIDIRSREFYDKALSIFADFEDIESMRTRVLFLDATDSELVARYKETRRSHPLAMDGRLIDGINHERELLLPIRERAELVIDTTDLSPRQLREKIFKEFEEKDEDVFHIVMMSFGFKYGLPIDADDVMDVRFLPNPYYLPKLRTQTGLQAPVADYVFDKDVTKKFYQQYINLLKNIIPGYQQEGKTSLTIAIGCTGGQHRSVAIAQRLGNDLRQAGYPVNIVHRDINRYKETVNRS; the protein is encoded by the coding sequence ATGACAACAGAAGTAACTAATATTAAAGATTTAGTTATTATTTCGGGTATGAGTGGGGCAGGTAAAACTGTTGCAGTACAGTCATTTGAGGATATGGGTTATTTTTGCATTGATAATATGCCACCATCTTTATTAGAAAAATTTAGTGAGTTACTAAGACAATCAGATAAAATAGATAAAGTAGCACTGGTCATTGATATTCGTTCTCGCGAATTTTATGATAAGGCTCTAAGTATTTTTGCAGATTTTGAGGATATTGAATCTATGCGGACGCGAGTTTTGTTTTTAGATGCGACTGACTCTGAGTTGGTGGCTCGCTATAAGGAAACTCGACGTTCACATCCCTTGGCTATGGATGGGCGTTTAATTGATGGTATCAATCACGAACGTGAACTGTTGCTGCCAATTCGTGAACGAGCTGAGTTAGTAATTGATACTACTGACTTATCTCCACGACAGTTGCGCGAAAAAATTTTTAAAGAGTTTGAAGAAAAAGATGAAGATGTTTTTCATATTGTGATGATGTCTTTTGGTTTTAAGTATGGTTTGCCCATTGACGCTGATGATGTGATGGATGTACGTTTTTTGCCTAATCCATATTATTTGCCAAAATTACGAACTCAAACAGGTTTGCAGGCTCCAGTAGCAGATTATGTGTTTGATAAAGATGTTACGAAAAAATTTTATCAGCAATATATTAACTTATTAAAAAATATTATTCCTGGCTATCAGCAAGAAGGTAAAACTAGTCTAACAATTGCAATTGGTTGTACGGGTGGGCAACATCGCTCGGTTGCAATTGCTCAACGTTTAGGTAATGACTTGCGGCAGGCAGGATATCCTGTGAATATCGTACACCGAGATATAAATCGATATAAGGAAACGGTGAATCGTTCATGA